The Clostridium sp. AWRP genome has a window encoding:
- a CDS encoding D-alanyl-D-alanine carboxypeptidase family protein, producing the protein MKFKNTSLLLTFIFIFCLSFNVLADNSTALPEIYGKAAITVDMQTNEIIYEKNADIRMYPASTTKLLTAILLEKNKKPGDMLTYTADAKAQPPSSLNRDLHAIEVGDTMSAEDVMDGLLMYSANDLAYVVAENVSKDAPTFSDKMNEELKKLNLKNTHFITPNGLHNPNHYTTPYDMSVIARQAFKIPRIQKAMERPANTIKTKKGLAFPIKNTNKLLGKDGCIAGKTGYTDAAGRCLVAIYNRNGREIIGVVMGSVYDPADSYVFNDMEKIINWSYSKEPVVLHKKDSIIGRKEINYNPISFIGIKKSLEVPIKIKDDVTYYDNDLNKKDLKETINIKNTSVQALKGEVPLGTLTVSQRELSKNYNIYSDLPKQTLDKNVISFYAAIFILALIFIFIMARIKRRRNKRRRYL; encoded by the coding sequence TTGAAATTTAAAAATACTAGTTTATTACTTACATTTATTTTCATATTTTGTTTATCTTTTAATGTACTTGCTGATAATTCAACTGCTCTACCTGAAATATACGGTAAAGCAGCCATAACAGTGGACATGCAGACAAATGAAATAATATATGAAAAAAATGCAGATATTAGAATGTACCCTGCTAGTACTACAAAACTTTTAACAGCTATTCTTCTTGAAAAAAATAAAAAACCAGGGGATATGTTAACATACACAGCTGATGCTAAAGCTCAACCACCGTCCTCTTTAAATAGAGATCTACACGCTATAGAGGTAGGTGATACCATGTCTGCTGAAGATGTAATGGATGGACTTTTAATGTATTCTGCCAATGACTTAGCATACGTCGTCGCAGAAAATGTATCTAAGGACGCACCTACGTTTTCTGACAAGATGAATGAAGAATTAAAAAAACTAAATTTAAAAAACACTCACTTTATAACACCAAATGGTCTCCATAATCCAAATCACTATACTACACCCTACGATATGAGTGTTATAGCGAGACAAGCCTTTAAAATTCCACGTATACAAAAGGCCATGGAAAGACCTGCAAATACTATAAAAACTAAAAAAGGACTTGCTTTTCCCATTAAAAACACAAATAAGCTTTTAGGAAAAGATGGCTGCATTGCAGGTAAAACTGGATATACCGATGCAGCTGGAAGATGCCTAGTTGCAATTTACAACAGAAATGGAAGAGAAATAATAGGAGTCGTAATGGGCTCAGTTTATGATCCTGCAGACAGTTATGTATTTAATGATATGGAAAAAATAATAAATTGGAGTTACTCAAAAGAGCCTGTTGTTTTACATAAAAAGGATTCTATAATAGGGAGAAAAGAAATTAACTACAATCCTATTTCTTTTATAGGTATTAAAAAGAGCCTAGAAGTACCTATTAAAATTAAAGATGATGTAACATATTATGATAATGATTTGAATAAAAAGGACTTGAAAGAAACGATAAACATCAAAAATACTTCTGTACAAGCTTTAAAAGGTGAAGTTCCCCTGGGAACACTTACTGTAAGCCAGCGTGAGCTCTCCAAGAATTATAATATTTATTCGGATCTGCCAAAACAGACCTTAGATAAAAATGTTATTTCCTTTTATGCTGCAATTTTTATATTGGCATTGATATTTATTTTTATCATGGCACGTATAAAGAGAAGACGTAATAAAAGGCGTCGTTATTTATAA
- a CDS encoding CoA pyrophosphatase: MIDKINNIFKSRKANMIGHYNKNSVMIPLYSRDGELNLLFEVRSLNLKHQPGDVCFPGGKMEKGESPKDTAIRETMEELNLNREDIEFIGEMDYIVTPYNFIMYPFVCKLNREDISPSKEEVDHVFTVPLNFFMDKEPVVHEIEIVPHPEDDFPYNLLIGGKNYKFRNGKMPVYFYSYEDYTIWGFTALIIKKFTDIIGNEI, encoded by the coding sequence ATGATAGATAAAATAAATAATATATTTAAATCTAGAAAAGCAAATATGATTGGACATTATAATAAAAATTCAGTTATGATTCCCTTATACAGCAGGGACGGGGAATTAAATTTGCTATTTGAAGTAAGGTCTTTAAATTTAAAACATCAACCTGGGGATGTATGTTTTCCTGGAGGAAAAATGGAGAAAGGGGAAAGTCCAAAAGATACAGCTATTAGAGAGACTATGGAAGAGCTGAATTTAAATAGGGAGGATATAGAATTTATAGGAGAGATGGATTACATTGTCACTCCCTATAATTTTATAATGTATCCCTTTGTATGTAAGCTAAATAGGGAAGATATAAGTCCAAGTAAGGAGGAAGTAGATCATGTATTTACGGTTCCTTTAAATTTTTTTATGGATAAAGAACCTGTAGTACATGAAATTGAGATAGTTCCACACCCAGAAGATGATTTTCCCTATAATCTCTTAATAGGTGGAAAAAATTACAAATTTAGGAACGGAAAAATGCCAGTATATTTTTATTCATATGAAGATTATACTATATGGGGATTTACAGCACTAATAATAAAGAAATTTACAGATATAATTGGAAATGAGATATAA
- a CDS encoding nicotinate phosphoribosyltransferase — protein MESTKNFNVRNERNLTMLVDFYEFTMGNGYLKTNMGNRIAYFDMFFRKIPDEGGYCIMAGVQQVIEYLSNLSFTDEDIEYLRGKKQFSEDFLNYLKDFRFCCDVWAVPEGTPIFPNEPLITVRGPAIQAQFVETMILLTINHQTLIATKASRICRSAGTRPVMEFGSRRAQAPDAAIYGARAAVIGGCNSTACTISEQMFGMPAVGTMAHSWIQLFPSEYESFKAWAEVYPDNCVLLIDTYNVLKSGLPNAIKVFKEILIPNGHKPKGVRIDSGDITYLTKECRKILDSADLEDVNIVISNSLDEFIITDVLREGACIDSFGVGERLITARSEPVFGGVYKLSAIEDKEGKIIPKIKISENEEKITNPGFKKVYRIYSKKENKAIADLITLEDEEINKDEPIEIFDPVFTWKRKKIRDYYIKDLRVKIFDKGKLVYTCPDVLDIRDRAKEELSRLWPEVLRFENPHHYYVDLSEKLWDLKRDLLSKYSSTYVE, from the coding sequence ATGGAAAGCACAAAGAACTTTAATGTGAGAAACGAGAGAAACCTCACAATGCTAGTAGATTTCTATGAATTTACTATGGGTAACGGGTATTTGAAAACCAATATGGGTAATAGAATAGCCTATTTTGATATGTTTTTCAGAAAGATTCCAGATGAAGGTGGTTATTGCATAATGGCAGGTGTTCAACAAGTTATAGAATACCTGTCAAATTTAAGTTTTACAGATGAAGATATAGAGTATCTAAGGGGTAAGAAACAATTTTCAGAAGACTTTTTAAATTACCTAAAAGATTTTAGATTTTGCTGTGATGTATGGGCAGTACCCGAGGGAACCCCTATATTTCCAAATGAACCGCTAATAACTGTAAGAGGCCCCGCTATTCAAGCTCAGTTTGTTGAAACCATGATACTTCTAACTATAAATCACCAGACTCTAATTGCAACAAAAGCAAGTAGGATTTGTAGATCAGCAGGCACTAGACCTGTAATGGAATTTGGTTCTAGGCGTGCTCAAGCTCCTGATGCAGCTATATATGGTGCCAGGGCTGCAGTTATAGGTGGATGTAATTCCACTGCTTGTACTATATCTGAACAAATGTTTGGTATGCCTGCAGTTGGTACAATGGCTCACAGTTGGATACAACTTTTTCCATCAGAATATGAATCTTTTAAGGCCTGGGCTGAAGTATACCCTGATAATTGTGTACTACTTATTGATACATACAATGTACTGAAATCCGGCCTACCCAATGCTATAAAGGTTTTCAAAGAAATCTTAATTCCAAATGGCCATAAACCTAAGGGAGTAAGAATTGATAGCGGAGATATAACTTACTTAACAAAAGAATGTAGAAAAATACTTGATAGCGCTGATCTTGAAGATGTTAACATAGTTATTTCAAACTCATTAGATGAATTTATCATAACTGACGTACTTAGAGAAGGTGCCTGCATTGATTCTTTTGGTGTAGGAGAAAGGCTTATAACTGCAAGATCAGAACCAGTATTTGGTGGAGTATATAAGCTATCTGCCATAGAGGATAAGGAAGGTAAAATAATACCTAAAATTAAAATAAGTGAAAATGAAGAGAAAATAACTAACCCTGGATTTAAAAAAGTATATAGAATTTATAGTAAAAAAGAAAATAAAGCAATTGCAGATTTAATAACCTTAGAAGATGAAGAAATCAATAAGGATGAGCCCATAGAAATATTTGATCCAGTTTTTACGTGGAAAAGGAAAAAAATAAGAGATTATTATATAAAAGATTTAAGAGTAAAAATATTTGATAAGGGAAAACTTGTATACACCTGCCCTGATGTGCTAGACATAAGAGATAGAGCAAAAGAAGAATTGTCCAGATTGTGGCCTGAAGTGCTGAGATTTGAAAATCCTCATCATTACTATGTAGATTTATCTGAAAAACTCTGGGATTTAAAACGTGATCTTCTCAGTAAGTATTCTTCAACTTATGTAGAATAA
- a CDS encoding thiamine phosphate synthase, whose translation MNKKLYIVTNRKLVKNKNMIDILKGSILGGADAIILREKDLTYSQLVPIAEKIKRITDSNNIPLIINNNIETALKIDSKGFHTSYKDYMNSNLKLKCTVGVSVHNTLEAINAQKKGADYLLAGHIFETNCKKGLKGRGISFLKEIINNVSIPVIAIGGITETNIDIVLRTKVHGAAVMSLVMASDDPFTTTYNLKKHFKR comes from the coding sequence ATGAACAAAAAATTATATATAGTAACAAACAGAAAGCTTGTAAAAAATAAGAACATGATTGATATCTTAAAGGGTTCCATATTAGGTGGCGCAGACGCCATAATTTTACGTGAAAAAGATCTTACTTACAGTCAATTGGTTCCAATTGCTGAGAAAATAAAGAGAATTACAGATTCTAACAATATACCCTTAATAATAAACAACAATATAGAAACAGCTTTAAAAATAGACTCCAAAGGATTTCACACAAGTTATAAAGATTATATGAATAGCAATTTAAAATTGAAATGCACTGTAGGTGTATCTGTGCACAATACTTTGGAAGCTATAAACGCACAAAAAAAAGGCGCAGATTATCTCCTTGCGGGACATATTTTTGAAACAAACTGTAAAAAAGGACTAAAAGGCAGGGGTATTTCATTTTTAAAAGAAATCATAAATAACGTTTCAATTCCAGTTATTGCAATAGGTGGAATAACTGAGACTAATATAGATATAGTACTAAGAACCAAAGTTCATGGTGCAGCTGTAATGTCTCTTGTAATGGCTTCAGATGACCCTTTTACTACAACTTATAATCTAAAAAAACATTTTAAAAGATGA
- a CDS encoding response regulator codes for MGKKNILIIDDSLSVRQFIRKILEEANYKVYEAGDGEEGIKVFKESGNIDLVITDIYMPKKSGIEVLIELKREYKDLKIIILSDGGEKDFSDENGICEDLGATYFFKKDWVKDELIELVNRIFIK; via the coding sequence ATGGGTAAAAAAAATATATTAATAATTGATGATTCTTTAAGTGTGAGACAATTTATAAGGAAAATTCTAGAGGAAGCAAATTATAAAGTATATGAAGCAGGAGATGGTGAAGAAGGAATTAAAGTATTTAAAGAAAGTGGTAATATTGATCTAGTAATCACGGATATATATATGCCTAAAAAAAGTGGAATAGAAGTTCTTATAGAATTAAAAAGGGAGTATAAAGATTTAAAAATAATTATTCTTTCCGATGGAGGGGAAAAAGATTTTTCAGATGAAAATGGAATATGTGAAGATCTTGGAGCTACTTACTTTTTTAAAAAGGATTGGGTAAAGGATGAACTTATAGAATTAGTAAATAGGATATTTATCAAGTGA
- a CDS encoding methyl-accepting chemotaxis protein, with the protein MTFKDFKLNRIRTKLITSLIVICVIPLAIGGLCSYMQSKSILTNKLILTSTQTLSEIDSGLTNYFNGFSDIINLTANNPGIINIDTDNNTAMISDMLKGIKESDKDIFDVYYGTASKKFTMYPISTMPEGYDPTTRPWYKQALANKGKVVITPPYKDIVTGKTLVGVVQTVEKNGQVVGVIGLDCSLTTLTERMSTKKVGTTGYVFLSDSSGNTLAHPQKELINTNIISKLSFWDKAKSGNSGFVNYTYNGTNKFGVYQTNKLTGWKLVATLDKSELTRDTNSILATTFLIIIIMGLIATFLSLFLSKGLSNNIKNLKEVFAKASNGDLTVSITASTKDEFEDLAASFNLMMKNISKLMNNVLKSSETVLQTSTSLASMSEEVTASVGEVAKAVEEVSLGATEQAKGAQNGASEMEDLSNRLEEVSINSNEMDKISNATKRLGTKGLSVVDTLTEKSNKAKTVTTSVNDIVRDMNESAKQINSISETISEITEQTNLLALNASIESARAGEAGKGFAVVAEEIRILAEESQNSTNEIKKIIESIQNKSETAVNAIKSAENAVDEQYLAVDQTHKIFKVILKSIESMIAKVDEVKTSISDINEKKQATISEIDNISSISQETAAASQETTASTEEISATMEELTKHSSNLQILAEQLAAEINKFKIS; encoded by the coding sequence ATGACTTTTAAGGATTTCAAACTAAACAGAATTAGAACTAAATTAATTACTAGCTTAATAGTAATTTGTGTAATTCCACTAGCCATAGGAGGTCTTTGTTCCTATATGCAATCAAAATCAATTCTCACCAATAAGTTAATACTTACAAGTACTCAAACTCTCTCAGAAATAGACAGCGGATTAACTAATTACTTTAATGGATTTTCAGATATAATTAATCTTACTGCAAATAATCCCGGTATTATAAACATTGATACAGACAATAATACTGCAATGATATCAGATATGCTAAAAGGTATAAAAGAAAGTGACAAGGATATATTTGATGTATATTACGGAACTGCCTCCAAAAAGTTTACTATGTATCCTATTTCAACAATGCCTGAAGGATATGATCCAACCACAAGACCTTGGTATAAACAAGCTTTAGCAAACAAAGGTAAAGTCGTAATAACTCCTCCTTACAAAGACATTGTAACTGGTAAAACTCTTGTTGGAGTTGTACAAACAGTAGAAAAAAACGGGCAAGTAGTTGGTGTTATTGGATTGGATTGTTCTCTAACTACACTTACAGAAAGAATGTCTACAAAAAAAGTAGGTACTACAGGATATGTATTTCTTTCTGATTCATCAGGTAATACCTTAGCACATCCCCAAAAAGAACTTATCAATACAAATATAATCTCTAAGCTGTCTTTTTGGGATAAGGCAAAATCAGGAAACAGTGGATTTGTTAATTATACCTATAATGGTACTAATAAATTTGGTGTATACCAGACAAATAAATTAACAGGTTGGAAGCTAGTTGCTACTTTAGATAAAAGCGAACTCACTAGGGATACAAATTCTATATTAGCCACAACTTTCTTAATAATAATAATAATGGGACTAATTGCAACATTTCTTTCATTGTTTTTAAGCAAAGGATTATCTAATAATATTAAAAACCTAAAAGAGGTATTTGCCAAGGCCTCAAATGGAGATTTAACAGTATCCATAACTGCTTCCACAAAAGATGAATTTGAAGATTTGGCTGCATCATTTAATTTGATGATGAAAAATATATCCAAGCTAATGAATAATGTTTTAAAATCATCTGAAACAGTGCTACAAACGTCAACAAGTCTTGCAAGTATGTCTGAAGAAGTAACAGCTTCCGTAGGCGAAGTAGCAAAAGCTGTTGAAGAAGTTTCCTTAGGTGCAACTGAACAAGCTAAAGGTGCCCAAAATGGTGCTTCTGAAATGGAAGATCTATCAAATAGATTGGAGGAAGTTAGTATTAATTCTAATGAAATGGATAAAATTTCAAATGCCACTAAAAGATTAGGTACAAAAGGACTCTCTGTAGTAGATACTTTAACTGAAAAATCGAATAAAGCTAAAACAGTTACTACCTCTGTCAATGATATAGTTCGTGACATGAACGAAAGTGCTAAACAGATAAATAGTATATCTGAAACAATATCTGAAATAACAGAACAAACTAATCTTTTAGCATTAAATGCAAGTATAGAATCTGCACGGGCAGGCGAAGCTGGCAAAGGATTTGCCGTAGTAGCAGAAGAAATAAGAATACTGGCTGAAGAATCTCAAAATTCAACCAATGAGATAAAGAAAATTATAGAAAGTATACAAAATAAATCAGAGACAGCAGTAAATGCTATTAAATCCGCTGAAAATGCCGTAGATGAGCAATATTTAGCCGTAGATCAAACTCATAAAATATTTAAAGTAATTCTAAAATCAATTGAATCAATGATTGCTAAAGTTGATGAGGTAAAAACATCTATTTCCGATATAAATGAGAAAAAGCAAGCTACAATATCTGAAATTGATAATATTTCATCTATATCACAGGAAACAGCTGCAGCTTCACAAGAAACTACAGCTTCCACAGAAGAAATATCAGCCACTATGGAAGAACTTACAAAGCATTCAAGTAATCTTCAAATATTAGCAGAACAATTAGCAGCTGAAATAAATAAATTTAAAATTAGCTAA
- a CDS encoding BlaI/MecI/CopY family transcriptional regulator has translation MANIPKISESEWEVMKVIWNKNPCSANEIIKQLEDSTSWKPKTVKSLISRLLKKKVIGFNEEGRTYYYYPLFDEKECARQESSSFIKRVYNGAAKNMLLNFIEDNKLTEEDLDDLKKILNDRD, from the coding sequence ATGGCAAATATACCAAAAATATCTGAATCAGAGTGGGAAGTAATGAAAGTTATATGGAACAAAAATCCATGTTCGGCAAATGAAATAATAAAGCAGTTGGAAGATAGTACAAGTTGGAAACCTAAGACAGTTAAATCACTTATAAGCAGACTTTTAAAGAAAAAGGTAATTGGATTTAATGAAGAAGGCAGAACTTATTATTATTATCCTCTATTTGATGAAAAAGAATGTGCAAGACAGGAGAGCAGTTCTTTTATTAAAAGAGTATACAATGGAGCTGCTAAAAATATGTTATTGAATTTTATAGAAGACAATAAATTGACAGAAGAGGATTTAGACGATTTAAAAAAAATATTAAATGATAGGGATTAG
- a CDS encoding M56 family metallopeptidase, with amino-acid sequence MFKFIILYKWVLYLSLLASFLIIFFLAAKKILKQRLRIEVQYIIGILILVRLIVPALPKSSLSIFNIMPFYFNRPPVTSAIDKFDYDQYLTESVNEKSVGSAKGDADYAYLNPSIIRDTFNIPESCMQVTFEIWYVGFILGMIYMLISYMTCLRKVSKYESIRDKRIIDILQKCKNNMNIKKNINVVQGIDIKSPAIFGMIAPKILMPLTVIKYMNDNDIKNIFLHELSHYKKRDIFVNYVIRITRVIYWFNPIIWYFTNEMKKDMELSCDSIALNYIESEKTKEYGYTMIDLIKYSKFVKKSRVSMAVGISVDAKYMAKRISMIKKFERISPKAIVSSIIVFCFCILIMLTEAKINNVFSQDALNKQITSKYVVDELGVNRIEDNTSYLYKCDHDALGNWKSVDIVDNISDFKKNKRQWEGNMYIKEIKFFNGGTTDKSWLTWTKGIVIDKSDKLSSEYVIKNIDGEIYMFFRWKNGDYAFGCRKPVYYVLKKV; translated from the coding sequence ATGTTTAAATTTATTATTTTATATAAATGGGTGTTATATTTATCACTTCTAGCTAGTTTTTTAATAATATTTTTTCTAGCTGCTAAAAAAATTTTAAAACAAAGATTGAGAATAGAAGTTCAATATATTATAGGAATTCTGATTTTGGTAAGACTTATTGTACCGGCTTTACCTAAGAGTTCACTTAGCATATTCAACATAATGCCGTTTTACTTTAATAGACCACCTGTTACATCGGCAATAGATAAATTTGATTATGATCAGTATCTTACTGAGAGTGTAAATGAAAAAAGTGTAGGTAGTGCTAAAGGTGATGCTGATTATGCTTACTTAAATCCAAGTATTATTAGGGATACATTTAACATACCCGAATCATGTATGCAAGTTACATTTGAAATATGGTATGTAGGTTTTATTTTAGGCATGATTTATATGCTTATATCATATATGACATGTTTGAGAAAAGTAAGCAAGTATGAATCAATAAGGGATAAAAGAATTATTGATATTTTGCAAAAGTGCAAAAACAATATGAATATAAAGAAGAATATAAATGTTGTACAAGGCATAGATATAAAAAGCCCAGCAATTTTTGGTATGATCGCACCTAAGATATTGATGCCCTTAACTGTGATTAAATATATGAATGACAATGATATTAAAAATATATTTTTACATGAACTTTCGCACTATAAGAAAAGAGATATTTTTGTAAATTATGTTATCAGGATAACTAGAGTAATTTATTGGTTTAATCCTATTATATGGTATTTTACAAATGAAATGAAAAAGGATATGGAATTGTCTTGTGATTCTATAGCTCTTAATTATATAGAATCTGAGAAGACCAAGGAATATGGATATACTATGATAGACCTCATAAAATACTCAAAGTTTGTTAAAAAATCTAGAGTAAGTATGGCAGTTGGCATATCTGTAGATGCTAAATATATGGCCAAAAGAATTAGCATGATAAAGAAATTTGAAAGAATTTCACCTAAGGCTATTGTAAGCTCCATAATTGTATTCTGCTTTTGTATATTAATTATGCTTACTGAAGCAAAAATAAACAATGTGTTTTCACAAGATGCGTTAAATAAACAAATAACATCCAAATATGTAGTAGATGAACTTGGAGTAAATAGAATAGAGGATAATACAAGTTATCTTTACAAATGTGATCATGATGCTTTGGGAAACTGGAAATCTGTAGATATTGTTGATAATATATCTGATTTCAAAAAAAATAAAAGACAGTGGGAAGGCAACATGTATATAAAAGAAATTAAATTTTTTAATGGAGGTACTACAGATAAAAGCTGGTTAACGTGGACAAAAGGAATTGTAATTGATAAAAGTGATAAACTTTCTAGTGAATATGTAATAAAAAATATAGATGGAGAAATTTATATGTTTTTTAGGTGGAAAAATGGCGACTATGCATTTGGATGCAGAAAACCAGTTTACTATGTTTTGAAAAAGGTTTAA
- a CDS encoding S8 family serine peptidase, whose amino-acid sequence MKKKILTITITIVIIFAVLVGIYLGGIYLRNITKQDNIKDYAIDAKKLSNVVTNEELKKHHSDLERIYGFIGQDLSQKDLSKLSLEAISNISFDKSTKWPENVKLPQGYDPNKWFDMGKDPGLNLSKIHERGITGKGISVAVIDKPIRSTHDEFKGRMNYYKIGIPQTKPHFHGLACASILTGKTCGVASESKLYYFATPDLWIKSADYIKAVNKIIEINKSLPKNEKIRIVSVSDDVDKDNKNYSKWQETLKKANSEGLTVVHADLFNKEKFRLGGCDVSKNRNNPLNYKLSKFYWDEKKIDKSNIMVPSDFRTTADNRSDAAYVYWGEGGVSWAIPYVTGLAALAWQVNPNLTFDQILDKLIETKTTTSEGRNIIDPEKFINSIAK is encoded by the coding sequence ATGAAGAAAAAAATTTTAACTATTACGATTACAATTGTAATTATATTTGCAGTTTTGGTAGGTATTTATTTGGGAGGTATTTATTTAAGAAATATTACGAAACAGGATAACATTAAAGATTATGCAATAGATGCTAAAAAACTTTCAAATGTGGTAACGAATGAAGAACTTAAGAAACATCATTCAGATCTCGAGAGAATATATGGGTTTATAGGGCAGGATTTATCACAAAAGGATTTGTCAAAGTTATCTTTAGAAGCCATTTCAAACATAAGTTTTGATAAGTCTACAAAGTGGCCTGAAAATGTCAAACTTCCACAAGGATATGATCCAAATAAATGGTTTGATATGGGTAAAGATCCAGGACTTAATTTGAGCAAAATTCATGAAAGAGGAATTACAGGGAAGGGAATTAGTGTAGCAGTTATAGATAAGCCGATAAGGTCAACTCATGATGAATTTAAGGGCAGGATGAATTACTATAAAATAGGAATACCTCAAACAAAGCCTCATTTTCACGGATTAGCTTGTGCTTCTATTCTAACAGGAAAAACATGTGGAGTAGCAAGTGAATCAAAATTGTATTATTTTGCAACACCTGATTTATGGATTAAATCAGCAGATTATATTAAGGCTGTGAATAAAATCATTGAAATCAATAAATCACTTCCTAAGAATGAAAAAATAAGAATTGTATCTGTATCAGATGATGTAGATAAGGATAATAAAAACTATAGCAAATGGCAGGAAACTTTAAAGAAAGCCAATTCTGAAGGACTTACAGTAGTACATGCAGATTTATTTAACAAGGAAAAGTTTAGATTGGGTGGATGTGATGTTTCAAAGAATAGAAATAATCCTCTAAATTATAAGCTAAGTAAATTTTATTGGGATGAAAAGAAGATAGATAAGTCTAACATAATGGTTCCATCGGATTTTAGAACTACTGCTGATAATCGTTCTGATGCCGCCTATGTTTATTGGGGCGAAGGAGGAGTTAGCTGGGCCATTCCTTATGTTACAGGACTTGCAGCTTTGGCATGGCAGGTAAATCCGAATTTAACCTTTGATCAAATATTAGATAAACTTATAGAAACAAAGACCACTACATCAGAAGGTAGAAATATAATTGATCCAGAGAAATTTATAAACTCTATAGCTAAGTAA
- a CDS encoding sigma-70 family RNA polymerase sigma factor: MKIDENNFIEQIKKKNPKSIEFAVDKYSNLVFKVVRTVLNSKFEAQHSEECVNDVFWAVWNNIESFDSEKGNFKYWITAIAKYKSIDCKRKLFSKGTDKSIYDYRLEDEFNVENELISRENKEELLKALDIMKPQDKEIFVRRYFLYEGIENIAKSFGVDRSLIDKRLSRGRKFLKEKLIVLKGEIL, from the coding sequence GTGAAGATAGATGAAAATAATTTTATAGAACAGATAAAAAAGAAAAATCCAAAATCTATTGAATTTGCAGTGGATAAATATAGTAATTTGGTATTTAAAGTAGTGCGCACAGTGTTGAATTCTAAGTTTGAAGCACAGCATTCGGAAGAATGTGTAAATGATGTGTTTTGGGCTGTGTGGAACAATATTGAAAGCTTTGACAGCGAAAAGGGAAACTTTAAATATTGGATTACTGCTATAGCAAAGTATAAATCCATAGATTGTAAAAGAAAACTTTTTAGCAAAGGTACAGATAAAAGTATATATGATTACAGACTTGAGGATGAATTTAATGTAGAAAATGAATTGATATCAAGGGAAAATAAGGAGGAACTTTTAAAAGCTTTAGATATTATGAAACCTCAGGACAAGGAGATATTTGTGAGAAGGTATTTTCTATATGAAGGAATAGAAAACATAGCAAAGAGCTTTGGAGTTGATAGGAGCTTAATTGACAAGAGACTTTCAAGGGGACGTAAATTTTTGAAAGAAAAACTTATAGTCTTGAAGGGAGAAATATTATGA